The following are encoded in a window of Podospora pseudoanserina strain CBS 124.78 chromosome 6, whole genome shotgun sequence genomic DNA:
- a CDS encoding hypothetical protein (EggNog:ENOG503P0AE; COG:S): MGIGRLLRVLCCRLWNDRGFRRFGYAVLGAYVAILLRCIYRIAEMAGGWGNHIMQDEWSFVVLEGIMVLIACLLLAFFPPGVLFPDMAARMAAGKKSAKGDVEGQTQTGTSTVEKGVVGGNVAETSTGTESEKEKAVPVSSTAVKKEESI, from the exons ATGGGAATAGGGCGATTATTGCGGGTATTGTGTTGCAG gttgtggaaTGATAGGGGGTTCAGGAGGTTTGGGTATGCGGTTTTGGGGGCGTATGTGGCTATTTTGTTGAGGTGTATTTACCG GATAGCAGAGATGGCTGGCGGCTGGGGAAATCACATCATGCAGGATGAATGGTCgtttgtggtgttggagggaaT AATGGTCCTTATCGCGTGTTTactcctcgccttcttccctcctGGGGTCTTGTTCCCAGATATGGCTGCGAGGATGGCAGCAGGTAAGAAGTCTGCCAAGGGCGACGTTGAGGGACAGACACAGACGGGAACTTCAACGGTTGAGAAaggagttgttggtggaAATGTTGCCGAGACGTCAACTGGGACAGAGtcagaaaaggaaaaggcagtGCCCGTGTCATCGACGgctgtgaagaaggaggagtcgATTTAG
- a CDS encoding hypothetical protein (EggNog:ENOG503P2JG): MSDSRYQTNITMPHSTTHQQPFIMVPTRQYYQSPDTFLLNNIVDINKLLKTAVSSSLKAVPAVGSLLGSVVSALWPEKSQPTLQWDRIEKDVRRVVEGLLDKDKANTLRQKIDSLHDLIDGYNKTAYGGRQKGEKLTFLLGWFTVTRREFTENGTPWLTLQYFVPLATLHLTLLREQLLRWDKLYPDDTMDEVRLRRELQDAITIYTTAAEQIRDKCLKWRMDERIIVTEDEAYDWCLVGRQWRKFVRDLETQFSQTISWGPEIGPSRGYRIEEEVNRYVQDLRDTAGAVYRQQIDDILAPSLQWPQFDKVGTYDPVRRVIMAGTTGPMCAGISSGMWHFNDREFAREHGPITKVVVHAWDRVDGFEVWYGGVSSGLRGRRGGSQRELEVGDSGVNCHAGQWLDSVSFFVSPNKHINGGNGTDNFRIGFAEDCPSNETDTLRLDYVYGWSNSGSGFIEGFGAVFCRVEIM; the protein is encoded by the exons ATGTCGGACTCGAGATATCAAACAA ATATCACCATGCCTCACTCGAcaacccaccaacagccaTTCATCATGGTCCCGACCCGCCAATATTATCAAAGCCCGGATACATTCCTCTTGAACAACATTGtcgacatcaacaagctcctgAAGACCGCTGTCTCATCCAGCCTCAAAGCTGTCCCAGCTGTAGGTTCGCTGCTGGGGAGCGTCGTCAGCGCACTCTGGCCAGAGAAAAGCCAGCCCACCCTGCAGTGGGACAGAATCGAGAAGGATGTGCGCAGGGTCGTTGAGGGCCTTctggacaaggacaaggccaaCACTCTCCGGCAAAAGATTGACTCCCTCCATGACTTGATCGACGGGTACAACAAAACCGCTTATGGCGGACGACAGAAAGGCGAGAAGctcaccttcctccttggcTGGTTCACCGTCACCCGGCGCGAGTTCACCGAGAACGGCACACCTTGGCTGACGTTGCAATATTTTGTTCCTCTGGCCACGCTCCATCTCACGCTACTCCGCGAACAACTGCTACGCTGGGACAAGCTTTACCCCGACGACACAATGGATGAGGTGCGGCTCCGCCGGGAACTCCAAGATGCGATCACCATCTATACCACCGCTGCCGAGCAGATCCGCGACAAGTGCTTGAAGTGGCGTATGGATGAGCGTATCATCGTGACAGAAGATGAAGCTTATGACTGGTGTTTGGTTGGTCGTCAATGGCGCAAGTTTGTTCGCGACCTCGAAACCCAGTTCTCCCAGACGATCTCATGGGGCCCTGAGATCGGTCCAAGCAGAGGGTACCGtattgaagaggaggtgaACAGATACGTGCAGGATTTGCGCGACACGGCTGGTGCTGTCTACCGACAACAGATTGATGACATCCTCGCGCCTTCACTTCAGTGGCCACAGTTTGATAAGGTGGGCACGTATGACCCAGTGAGGCGGGTCATCATGGCTGGCACAACGGGACCCATGTGTGCCGGTATCTCTTCCGGAATGTGGCACTTCAACGACCGGGAGTTTGCAAGGGAGCATGGGCCCATCACCAAGGTAGTTGTCCATGCCTGGGATCGCGTTGATGGCTTCGAGGTCTGGTATGGCGGTGTCAGTAGCGGTCTCCGCGGCAGGCGCGGTGGCTCGCAGAGGGAGTTGGAAGTTGGAGACTCGGGAGTCAATT GTCACGCCGGGCAGTGGCTAGACTCGGTCAGTTTCTTTGTGAGCCCCAACAAGCATATCAACGGTGGGAATGGTACGGATAATTTCCGTATAGGTTTCGCAGAGGATTGCCCTTCAAACGAAACGGACACACTCCGCTTGGATTATGTCTATGGCTGGTCCAACAGCGGGAGCGGTTTTATCGAGGGTTTTGGCGCTGTCTTCTGCCGGGTGGAGATCATGTAA
- a CDS encoding hypothetical protein (EggNog:ENOG503P0AE; COG:S), with the protein MVKLEDIDPSLLPPNLTPTELENLIAAYYYSCDFVSPTCPVTATTLGYYPNRGINIFLSVGFGIALLATVHHGVRTKTWTYSGFVAAGCALELAASNPWNKKAFETQIVAIILAPTLLCISVYLTLKHVCLSLNPGLSRVKPRLYPFIFVPLDISCLMVQAIGGAGGGGCGE; encoded by the exons tgccCCCGAACCTCACCCCGACCGAGCTCGAGAACTTGATCGCGGCGTATTATTACTCGTGCGATTTCGTGTCGCCTACCTGCCCTGTTACCGCCACTACGCTGGGGTATTACCCCAACAGGGGGATCAATATTTTTTTGTCGGTCGGTTTTGGGATTGCTCTTTTGGCGACGGTGCACCATGGGGTCAGAACAAAAACGTGGACGTACTCTGGTTTTGTCGCGGCCGGGTGCGCGCTTGAGCTCGCTG CGTCCAACCCCTGGAACAAGAAAGCGTTCGAGACGCAGATCGTGGCTATTATTCTTGCGCCGACGTTGCTGTGTATTTCGGTTTATTTGACGCTGAAGCATGTGTGTTTATCGCTCAATCCAGGGCTGAGTAGAGTCAAGCCGAGGTTATACCCGTTTATATTTGTGCCGTTGGATATTAGTTGTTTGATGGTGCAGGCTATCGGGGGcgctggcggcggggggTGCGGTGAGTAA